One Lagenorhynchus albirostris chromosome 8, mLagAlb1.1, whole genome shotgun sequence genomic region harbors:
- the LOC132524811 gene encoding uncharacterized protein LOC132524811 encodes MRRLRNEACNCCYPSTLFWNPFSQLTSEKLARFKVAEVRSHSGEFFFSWKRKEKEVSPLQSDQSRGGRGSVTQFWPFVEIAPFTVYMINGLNHNYGHTQDPLSLHRDLARSWWGGICPHDLYQAVQTLASPSGRASCECLRSRFRLEAWPSAQTSRYLEFSSGWPASQRRQERKRPASCVAGAPPSRPGEGSAPESRSPLPRAFLAAGGQQYCRAGGGEGRPAQPLRRWSSRPARLVAEEPQKRTSTAAEPTSACCFLGPPGLSFSFSGIHYPA; translated from the coding sequence ATGAGAAGGCTACGTAATGAGGCGTGTAACTGCTGTTACCCCAGCACCCTGTTCTGGAACCCCTTCTCTCAACTGACTTCGGAGAAACTAGCTCGCTTCAAAGTGGCTGAGGTGAGAAGCCACAGTGGGGAATTTTTCTTTAGTTGGAAAcggaaagagaaagaagttagCCCTCTTCAGTCTGACCAGTCTAGAGGAGGGAGAGGTTCTGTCACCCAGTTTTGGCCTTTTGTGGAAATAGCCCCTTTCACTGTATACATGATAAACGGGCTTAATCATAACTATGGACACACCCAAGACCCCCTTTCTCTTCATCGAGATCTCGCTCGCTCTTGGTGGGGCGGTATTTGCCCTCATGACCTCTACCAAGCCGTCCAAACATTGGCTTCCCCGTCTGGAAGAGCGAGCTGTGAGTGTCTGCGCAGCAGATTTAGGCTCGAGGCCTGGCCGTCGGCCCAAACGAGTCGGTACCTGGAGTTTTCGTCAGGGTGGCCGGCTAGCCAGCGCCGTCAAGAGCGTAAGCGGCCCGCTTCCTGCGTCGCAGGGGCACCGCCCTCGCGGCCGGGGGAGGGGTCGGCGCCAGAAAGccgctctcccctccccagagccttCCTGGCGGCCGGCGGCCAGCAGTACTGCAGGGCCGGAGGCGGGGAGGGCCGTCCCGCGCAGCCGCTGCGCCGCTGGAGTAGCCGCCCCGCCCGCCTCGTCGCGGAGGAGCCCCAGAAACGCACTTCCACCGCGGCCGAGCCCACTTCCGCCTGCTGCTTCCTGGGGCCGCCAGGCCTGAGCTTTAGCTTCTCCGGAATTCATTATCCTGCTTAA